A single window of Leeuwenhoekiella sp. MAR_2009_132 DNA harbors:
- a CDS encoding bifunctional GNAT family N-acetyltransferase/carbon-nitrogen hydrolase family protein, translated as MENIDIDNVDKPDRVDTINLEYLKLKDFEELKEIMIAVYPNIPDPYWKKKELQKLISIFPEGQVVVKVNGEIAGCALSIIVDYEKFKDSHTYAQITGNESFSTHTPKGNVLYGIDIFIAHQYRGMRIGRRLYDYRKELCENLNLERIVFGGRLPNYHQYAKDLTPKQYIEKVRTREINDPVLDFQLSNDFHVKRIITNYLEGDRQSKDYAALLEWDNIYYQKPIKKPNAIKTVVRLGLVQWQMRTYKNFEELIEQAEYFIDTISGYRSDFALFPEFFNAPLMAAYNHLSEPDAIRELAKYTERIRDRFSELSVSYNINIITGSMPYIENGTLYNVGFLCKRDGTVEKFYKLHVTPDEAKVWGMTGGDALKTFNTDCGKIGILICYDVEFPELSRILADEGMDILFVPFLTDTQNGYSRVRHCAQARAIENECYVAIAGSVGNIPKVHNMDMQFAQSMVLTPCDFQFPTNGVKAEATPNAEMILVADVDLDLLKELNQFGSVHNLNDRRKDLFQLKLLKKK; from the coding sequence ATGGAAAATATTGATATAGATAACGTGGATAAGCCAGATCGCGTAGATACGATTAACCTTGAGTATTTAAAATTGAAAGATTTTGAAGAACTAAAGGAAATAATGATTGCGGTATATCCTAATATACCAGACCCTTACTGGAAGAAGAAAGAATTGCAAAAACTAATATCCATTTTTCCGGAAGGTCAGGTTGTAGTTAAAGTAAATGGCGAGATTGCCGGGTGTGCATTGTCAATTATTGTTGATTATGAGAAGTTTAAAGACTCGCATACCTACGCCCAGATTACAGGCAACGAATCCTTTAGTACACACACACCTAAAGGAAATGTACTTTATGGTATAGACATATTTATTGCACACCAGTACAGAGGGATGCGTATAGGTCGCAGACTTTATGATTACCGTAAAGAATTGTGCGAAAACCTGAATCTGGAACGTATCGTTTTTGGAGGTAGATTGCCTAATTACCATCAGTATGCAAAAGACCTTACCCCCAAACAATACATAGAAAAAGTACGCACGCGGGAAATTAATGATCCCGTGCTTGATTTTCAATTGAGTAATGATTTTCACGTAAAACGAATAATTACGAATTACCTGGAAGGGGACAGGCAGTCTAAAGATTATGCAGCTTTGCTTGAATGGGATAATATTTACTATCAAAAGCCCATAAAAAAACCGAATGCTATTAAAACAGTAGTGCGGTTAGGTCTGGTGCAATGGCAAATGCGTACCTATAAAAACTTTGAAGAGCTTATTGAGCAGGCAGAGTATTTTATAGATACTATTTCGGGTTATCGCTCAGATTTTGCATTGTTCCCAGAGTTTTTTAATGCGCCGCTTATGGCCGCATACAACCATCTTTCTGAACCCGATGCGATACGTGAGTTGGCAAAGTACACAGAGCGCATACGCGATCGTTTTTCTGAACTTTCTGTGAGTTATAACATAAATATTATTACCGGTAGTATGCCGTATATAGAAAATGGTACGCTATACAATGTAGGCTTCTTATGCAAGCGCGATGGTACTGTTGAGAAATTTTACAAACTCCACGTTACACCAGATGAGGCTAAAGTTTGGGGTATGACTGGTGGTGATGCTTTAAAAACATTTAATACAGACTGTGGTAAAATAGGAATACTAATTTGTTATGATGTTGAGTTCCCTGAATTGAGTAGAATTCTTGCAGATGAAGGAATGGATATTCTTTTTGTTCCTTTTCTTACAGATACCCAAAACGGATACAGCCGGGTACGTCATTGCGCACAGGCACGAGCGATTGAGAACGAATGCTATGTTGCGATTGCAGGTAGCGTAGGTAATATACCTAAAGTACATAATATGGATATGCAGTTCGCACAAAGTATGGTACTTACTCCTTGCGATTTTCAGTTTCCTACTAATGGGGTAAAAGCAGAAGCTACACCTAATGCAGAAATGATTCTTGTTGCAGATGTAGATCTAGATTTACTAAAAGAATTGAATCAATTTGGAAGCGTGCACAATCTTAATGACCGTCGTAAAGATTTATTTCAGCTGAAACTTTTAAAGAAAAAATAA